The genome window GCCCATGAACAACACTGGATCCCCTGCCCACAGTGCCGTCAAAGTACCCCTATGCCCCGAGGAGGGGTGACCATGTTGGACCTGGACCTAGCTGCCTTTTTGGCAGTCAAAGCTGAACGGGAACCATcaagaatagaacccaggtcctctgtccCCCTCAAAGTCAGCGCTACCATCACTCAGCAGCCAGCCGAACTCTACCCCACCTTGCGCCCCCAACCCCACTTTCCTCAGCCTGGATGCTGTTGCTGTGGCTGGGGAAGACTGTGCTGGTATCCCCCCGGGAACGCTGAGGTCTAAATTCTGGCTATCTCCACCTGCACAAAGGAAACTGTGCTAGCAGCTTGCCTGCCTTGGAGCCACTgatcatacacagtgcaaacagaaCAGTTTGCTAGCAGGGCATCCTTCTTACAGTCCTGCGTGACCCAGCATAGTGGTATCACCCTGACCAGGGACATCTCAGGCTATAGCCTAAGGTCAGAGTCAATGGCCATAATGCCACAGTAGGCTGGTGACTTCCCATTATACTTGTCTAGATTCCCATACCCCAAACTGGCCTGACTTTGTTTGGCCAGCCAACATTCTGCTGTCTACGTCACCTGTAAACCCAGGACTTAGCATAGAGAATGGTTCCTAAGAGTCTGTGGGGCTGAGTGCGGGGGCCTGGACAGGGTCAGGCTATGGCTGTACGAGAGTGGCTGGCCTCAGAGCAGGTCTTCCTCTCTGTAAGCATCCAGAGGTATGAGCCAGGAGGCAGGCTACCTCCTGGAGTCTTATGTATTCATCTATTCCACAGTGGTCACTGAACTCCTACCATGAGCCAGACACTGTTCCGAGAGAGTCTGCTGCAACATAAAGCTACCTCTTTGACAGGCATCAAAGGGTGCCATAGAGAGCCAGCTCCGACAAGGGTCTCGCCTGAGGTCTCACAGCTCATTATCCTAATTCAAGGCTCCCAGCCTCCTTCCACCTCTGGTGACCCTAACACAGACCTTCTGTAGGTGCTCTAGGTTACAAATTACTGACAATCCCCAGGCCAAAGCTGCAAACCTCCATCCCTCTAGGAAGGAGCTGTATTCAGGAGCCCCTGGGAGGGGCCTCCTGGGGAGTGGTTGTaggatggggaggaaagagaatttGCTGAATAGACATTGGGAAGACTCCTTCACTGGGCAAAGTCCCTCAAGCACCcagggacagagctgggcagtgagcAGAGCAGGGTGCTGGAGCTTGCAGGGCCCCTAGGGAAATAGCTTGCAGGGGAGGGCCTAGTCCCCATCCCAGGGGCTGGAAGGGAGCTGACCCATCAGAGAGCACATTTCACAGACACGTGGGCACAGACAGCCCTCATCTGGGAAAAGACACTCAGATAGGGTTCAGGCAATGAGCACTGTGGGATGGGGAAGGGCTcggccctcccccctccctctgcaGATAGAGACTCTGAGTCCTGGTCTGCCTCCACAGAAAGCCCTTCAGGATCTAGCCCTACCCTTAAACTCAGATTTGAATCTGCTGACCCGAGAGCCTGGGTATCTTCCCAGGCCACCTGAGGAAATTCGTCTTCCACACCCACCTGGTGCAAAGGgcttctctctcatctctgtcaGGTGCATGGATGAGCACGATAAGGTTTGCAGAGTTCAGAGGAacacaggaagaggagggcaACGTTCTCCTGGGGTCCCTAGGCTGCCCCAGCCAGAATGAGAGCGTCTCGCCTGGGTGGTGTAGAGTGTCCATTAAATGTATCTGGTGCCTACTGGTGGCTTCAGTGTCTACCTCTGTTATGCTCCTGGCCAGATGTTGCCCATCCCTAGAAGAAGTTCCACCCCAAGAGATTTGAGCTGGGGGCTCAGAACTCCTAGCCCCAGGGTGACAAGGGCCTGAATAAGGCCTCGAGGCCAGGCAGGGTCTCCCCTTGGGGGCCCCAGCTCCTGGGTAAACATTAATGGGGCTCCACACACAGCAGGTCATGTGCGCACTGGGCAGATCTTTGACCTGAAGCTAGTCCTGCTGTGCCTCCTCCCTGCTGGTGCCCCCTCACCACACGTGCAGGTAGGAGCTCCCAGAACTTAGAGCAAGCTAAGGGACACTGGACCAGAGCGGAGTGACCACCAGGTCCAGGGGAGGGGCACCACTCTGAACCCCAGGACCTAAGAGCAAGTGAGAAGAGAGCCTAATGGCAGGCCAGAGGGAAGGGACACAAAGGGCCCCTGGGCCTGAGCCCAAGCACTGGGGAAGGGGTCAGGGTAGACTAGGATTCAAAGAGTTCCAGACCCCGAGGCCCACGGGGTCAGTGCTGCCAGAAGGGACCTGATGTAGGCAGGGGGCTCCCAAGTCCTGCTTctaagttgggggtggggtggggtggggctcttATCAAGCGAAGACGTCACTTGTTTGGTATCAAATACCAAAGTCTAAGCTGGGACCATCTGCGGTGTCCTCATTGACACTTGATAGGAGAAATCCCAGGGTTCTCTAGCAACCGGCGACTTCCAGCCAGCGCCCCAGAACCCTGTACCCTCAGTCAGCTGTCAAACCTTCCTCTAGCCAAGACCAGTAAGGGAGTGGAGATCCAGTGGCCCCCCGTCTTCTGCCCCCTGAAACTAGACTGGGCTCGCCTGACAACCACCTGAGGTCACTGCAGCCATCTGTCCGTGGCCAGAGCCACCAAGACCTGCAAGGTGTGGGGCTACGGCTGAAGTCCAGGTCATGGGCCTGACTTTGGACGGGTTGGTGGGGTAGAGGCCGAGTAGGAAGAACGACCGACCCTTACCTGCCTTGCCCTCAGCAGATCTAGGATTGGGCCTGGGTCTCTCTCTGCTTGAAATCCATGCCGAATTCCCTCGCTGGTGGCCAGTTCCCCAACCCTACCCTGGATGCGATTGACCTGGTGGACCGGAATCTGAGAGATGCAGGTATCAGGCACCCTAGGGCTCCTACTTCTGGACAGCTACGCTAGGCAAAACGAGGTTTCTCTCTCTAGCTGCCCTCTTGAAGAGTTCTGGGGTCTCCTCACACCGCTGGCCTGAGCCAGACTCACCCTAGccctttcccttcctgcttcTGCGCCTCACCCATAGCCCCTTGTGCCCCAGCCTCTTCCACCTCTGGCTTCCTTTTGTCCCTCTCCCTGGGAGTTCGACAAACAGCCCTCCTTGACTTGACCCCTGCAGGGACCTCCAGTTCTATCCCAGGCTCGGAGGAGGGAGGCACAGACCCCCAGGCCTTCTCTCAGCTGAAGAACACTGGCCAACTGAAAGGTAGGTCTGGGTGCGATGAG of Peromyscus maniculatus bairdii isolate BWxNUB_F1_BW_parent chromosome 4, HU_Pman_BW_mat_3.1, whole genome shotgun sequence contains these proteins:
- the Rnf224 gene encoding RING finger protein 224; the encoded protein is MLQPEGPEALEEGAALTAPRNDCVICYSAYDLSVHLPRRLYCGHTFCQACMRRLDTPAHEQHWIPCPQCRQSTPMPRGGVTMLDLDLAAFLAVKAEREPSRIEPRSSVPLKVSATITQQPAELYPTLRPQPHFPQPGCCCCGWGRLCWYPPGNAEV